The Coffea arabica cultivar ET-39 chromosome 2c, Coffea Arabica ET-39 HiFi, whole genome shotgun sequence genome includes the window TAGTCCTTGTGCTGTACAGCCTGTGTTTAGTCCTCCTGTTTTGGCCGAGATGATTAGACCTGATGGCTCATCTACGATCTCTGTGATAAGTGGTGAATCACTATCTGCTGAATTAGCTCATGAACTGATGACCGTTCAGGTAACTCCGAGACATCAAGTAGTAGTCTTAGTTTAAATAAACGTGATTGAGACATAATGTTCCTATCTTAATTTTGATGCCAAGATATAGTGTAAGATTGAATCGATAATTACACTACCAGTTTCGaagtttaaacaaaaaaaaaaagtctaagcaatttttcttttttctgtcgGTGCTGCAAGGAATCTTTCTAGCTTGGTGTTTTTCTTGCATCAGTTTGTCACATTATCCTGGTGGTATCTGAGGGAGTTCATGATCTTAGCATGTGGCGCTTAATGTCAACGGTATCcttctttctctttctattTTGGAATGTTGCTTGCACTTAATCTTGTTCTGATTGGAGCATTGCTTTCTAAATATCTGAAGCTTATGGTTGCTGAGCACTTTTGGTAGTTTGCTAGATTCTTTATTGAGaaaatgacttttgaatttACAAAACCTTGAACATTGTCTACTATTTTAGTTCCTACCTTTTAGAGGACACTCTTGAAAGGTTGCCCCCATTTTAGAATATAGCCTGAACATTTCTGGAAGTTTTTCAGGGGTTGGAACTTGTTCATTATTGCGATTAAAATATCTGAAATGCATCTGAACTTCGCTATTTGACCATATATGTTAATATAATGTTGGAGGGGCATGTGTACGGAAGTGAAGTTGGTATTCTGTATTTTCTCTTATACCAAATTGCAATAGTTGTTTGCAGAGAGAAAGCGAACTGGAGGcaaatttatatttaaaaaaaacgtTGGGTTTCCTACCCTTTATGCATTTGCCTTGGAAACTGTGAAGTCTGATCATCTTCCCACCTGGTTGAACATCATCATATCTTAGATCTAGATGACCAGCTATGATCGTCAATCCTGCTATTAGGAACTgagcttttccttttcctcgcttactttttcttttgtgcGAGCTGCATTtaacaaatttatttgcttCATCAGATTTGGGAATCTAAATTTTTGCATTGGTATCATTTTAAAGAAATGGTTCATTTTTAATTGCAGGTGGACTTGTTGAAGCATGGTATACCTGATCCGTCTTCGGTGTCCTTTTCGCATCCGCATGGCTCTAGTCTGATCtctgaaaaagaaaacaaagataaaatTCAGGAAGTGGGAAAAGAGTATATGGCAGCGCCAGTTTTTGTGCAAACAAAGTGAGTTTGTTTTACATCAAAGTTGTTTTCCAAAGGGAAGctttatggaaggaattatcCTGTTTGGGGCTAGTTAGTACTTAATTTCATTGCTAAATTTATGCGTGAAACTAGGTTATGGAGATATCAGTGTAGTTGTCCTTAATCTAATTGCAGGATAGCCTATCATACAGCTTTACCAACAGAAAAGGAGGTGTCTGTGCCACCACCTCTTTTGCAGATTGTTTTTaaccttttctccttttccatGCTTATTGGGTGTTGAAATTGAATGATAGCATGAGCTATTGTTTGTTATCACTTCATGTAGACTGCGTGACAAAGATGTTAATCCGCATAATGCTGCACAACTAAGGAAGGCACTTCAACAGTGTTTTAAGTTCCCATCATCTTTTGTGAGGCTTAAATGCCAAAATGCATCAAAGGAGAACAGCATTTCCGCAATCAAGAGTCAGAATGATGGCACAGATTCTGCAGCACTAAAATTGTTTCTAGTTCCAAGCAAGAATAGAGATGACTCCCCCTGGGCACAGTATGAAAGCTACATTTCtgtgatttggaagttaagGGATGAGGTCTCTGTCTCTGTCTctgtctctgtctctctctcatGTATCATTTCTAAGGATGCAAAGCTAATATTGGTCTATTCTTTAGGTTCTATCCATGAGTGGCTCCTCGTTCTCGAGGACAGTGTCTGAGCGTGATTGGTTGAAGAATTCTGCTAAAATATGGGACATGATCAAGAATTCTGCCGTCATTGCAGACTACTGTAAAACGCTTCAAAGTTCGGGCATGTTTAGAAGGTAGCTATTTGATTCTTGCCGTCTTCGGCCAAGGTTCAGAGACCCATATGTAGTAGTTCATAGCTGGCTTCGTGCCGCGGACCACTTTTTAAGTTTTTTGCTGTAAAATCTGATGTTCTTCTGCCAATTGATATGATTAAACACCTGTTCACGACAGCCTCATGGCTTATTTTATGAAATCAAAGACCGGTGTTTGATAATACATTGCGGGAAGAATGGGGTGAATACGTCATCATTCATGTGCGtgtcaataaaattttttggcCAACAATTGCACGTTTTCCTGTGTGTCATACCCATCAACAAATGAGAATGTGCAGAAATGACATCAGAGATCTAAAGAAACATCGAGTGTGTTGTGTTTTGATTGTaaatttatctcaaataatattttatttgtatcataaatatattttttaattcattttaactattttttaCCTCGCATACGT containing:
- the LOC113724774 gene encoding uncharacterized protein, producing MAGGSGVASNPSTHPPSHQAAPKILLAKPGLVAAGKFSRGLVGPGGTVEDDSAAALRSRLPSIGSLNLLSDSWDFNPDRFLPFLTDNTDFTVVGVIGPPGAGKSTILNEIYGYDPTSPGMLPPFAIETEETKAMAKHCTLGIEPRISSERIILLDTQPVFSPPVLAEMIRPDGSSTISVISGESLSAELAHELMTVQLGVFLASVCHIILVVSEGVHDLSMWRLMSTVDLLKHGIPDPSSVSFSHPHGSSLISEKENKDKIQEVGKEYMAAPVFVQTKLRDKDVNPHNAAQLRKALQQCFKFPSSFVRLKCQNASKENSISAIKSQNDGTDSAALKLFLVPSKNRDDSPWAQYESYISVIWKLRDEVLSMSGSSFSRTVSERDWLKNSAKIWDMIKNSAVIADYCKTLQSSGMFRR